In the genome of Aspergillus luchuensis IFO 4308 DNA, chromosome 2, nearly complete sequence, one region contains:
- a CDS encoding KH domain protein (BUSCO:EOG09260R9L;~COG:A;~EggNog:ENOG410PH9B;~InterPro:IPR004087,IPR004088,IPR036612;~PFAM:PF00013;~go_function: GO:0003676 - nucleic acid binding [Evidence IEA];~go_function: GO:0003723 - RNA binding [Evidence IEA]), producing MHKISNFTGQARHGWERMTPTFGMSRPHTDMTSHSLRRPHGAPPMTPPTGIDPTVNLSFNVPFSSTLAGPDVDDVLHASPGALQRWTFPEGTPEGTPVHQLPVHASNVDALRRLCRQITESSNGRVEAAVTSSEPKTVPSLQRRPQGLATNVCITGDGETVRKMRARVLNETPILLRCATVDVDMHLIVDGTTKNIRASVLEHLDTLAAYTGTDIFLLSPKIRDTDSAVVSSYGYASDNGLDQRFRVSIYGDMESAEHAKTRVLIMIDQILKRHVDAVKLELTMHTLVCGRTRKNIKLIEAATGTAIYFPPPFPRIFGYTPPGAHRRSENEVYITGDTQEQIARAKQKLQELVMGVKIYVKDVIVNSNKIDNILLDRLDKVRKVMEMNGSYVLFPQLGTQRGLVRIQGTEVLHVERTVREIMALAGQFYSASWWIIMPDPSQGGFRAPSPADVRTMLSDICSNSGAEVSFDNLTFTINGSDDAVKAAMMVINQIPFVQRSQYQMRVKIELANEHKEFVSGKKNGKINKIMGQSNVQIIFDGFNEYNFYIDVCGNQYESTKNGLDLVEQEMPASISFHVPDQYHKRIIGIGGQHIQRIMKKYSVFVKFSNAMDRGGMGKEEDDIKVDNVICRTPARNAQSLDLVKQEIMDMVEKVDAEYVSERVVINRLYHRELLARISEIDELEKKWNCKIEFPSTELASDVVTISGPEYQVPQAVDALLGMVPESHELLFQSSAQLREYFKSTEFHDDVCAKLKDQYEVDTTVDTSSDPPASASESGSSSPVFGPEDRVVLGYTRNNAGGLKDAIDFLISRLVAHGLDATTVKGAIPRPKSDSFEESLPFFDSKLLQHAPAPIVTDSPTRPSFSDETSERGSIFERLRKPGSISSFSSFIGRKNHSASPGSFFKHASSNASKASLVSMESRDSGYRNPWNDSGVNLAEDDVPVLGSSHSHSSSNGWPARFDTKFPFGTAPGDMTPKHDPRASFDSGRPSTSNSTSGYPAPIGPPR from the exons ATGCACAAGATTTCCAATTTCACGGGCCAAGCCCGTCATGGCTGGGAGCGTATGACGCCCACTTTTGGCATGTCTCGACCGCATACCGACATGACTTCTCACTCCCTCCGTCGACCGCATGGCGCGCCGCCCATGACTCCTCCGACTGGAATCGACCCGACCGTCAATCTCTCGTTTAACgtgcccttctcctcgacTCTCGCCGGTCCCGACGTTGACGATGTCCTGCATGCGAGCCCTGGCGCCCTTCAACGCTGGACCTTCCCCGAGGGCACTCCCGAAGGCACCCCCGTCCACCAGCTTCCCGTTCACGCGAGCAATGTCGACGCCTTGCGGAGATTGTGTCGACAAATCACCGAAAGCAGTAACGGGAGGGTCGAGGCGGCTGTGACCTCGTCGGAGCCCAAGACTGTCCCTTCGCTACAACGGCGCCCTCAGGGTTTGGCGACCAACGTCTGCATCACGGGTGATGGAGAGACGGTACGGAAGATGCGAGCTAGGGTGTTGAACGAGACCCCCATTTTGTTG CGATGTGCGACCGTGGACGTGGACATGCACCTGATCGTGGATGGAACCACCAAGAATATCCGAGCGAGCGTCTTGGAGCATTTGGATACGCTGGCGGCTTATACGGGCAcggacatcttcctcctgaGCCCCAAAATCCGTGACACGGATAGTGCGGTGGTGTCTTCTTATGGATACGCCTCAGACAATGGGCTGGATCAACGCTTCCGGGTGTCCATCTACGGCGATATGGAGAGCGCTGAGCATGCCAAGACCAGGGTCTTGATTATGATCGATCAGATT CTCAAACGTCACGTGGACGCCGTGAAGCTGGAGCTGACCATGCACACCTTGGTCTGCGGCCGTACTCGCAAGAACATCAAGCTGATCGAGGCTGCCACTGGCACGGCCATTTACTTCCCGCCGCCGTTCCCCCGCATCTTCGGCTACACGCCGCCGGGTGCTCACCGTCGCAGCGAGAACGAGGTCTACATCACCGGTGATACGCAGGAGCAGATTGCACGTGCGAAGCAAAAGCTTCAGGAACTTGTGATGGGCGTGAAGATCTACGTCAAGGATGTCATTGTCAACTCGAACAAGATCGACAACATTCTGCTTGACCGTCTGGACAAGGTCCGCaaggtgatggagatgaacgGCTCCTACGTCCTCTTTCCTCAGCTCGGTACGCAGCGGGGTCTGGTTCGTATTCAGGGCACCGAAGTGTTGCACGTCGAGCGCACCGTGCGGGAGATCATGGCTTTG GCTGGTCAATTCTACAGCGCGTCGTGGTGGATCATCATGCCCGACCCGTCGCAAGGGGGTTTCCGGGCGCCGTCTCCCGCAGACGTCCGCACCATGCTCTCTGACATCTGCAGCAACTCGGGCGCTGAAGTTAGCTTTGACAATCTGACGTTCACCATCAATGGCTCGGATGATGCGGTTAAGgcagcgatgatggtgatcaACCAGATCCCGTTTGTGCAGCGCAGCCAATACCAGATGCGCGTGAAGATTGAACTCGCCAACGAGCACAAGGAATTCGTCAGTGGCAAGAAGAACGGCAAGATCAACAAGATCATGGGCCAGA GCAACGTGCAAATCATCTTCGATGGTTTCAACGAGTACAACTTCTACATTGACGTGTGTGGAAACCAGTACGAGTCTACCAAGAATGGCTTGGATCTTGTTGAACAGGAAATGCCGGCGTCGATCTCGTTCCACGTGCCAGACCAGTACCACAAGCGCATCATCGGCATTGGCGGCCAGCACATCCAGCGCATCATGAAGAAATACTCGGTGTTTGTCAAGTTCTCCAACGCCATGGACCGTGGCGGCATGGGcaaagaggaggatgacatcAAGGTTGACAATGTCATTTGCCGGACTCCTGCGCGTAATGCCCAGAGCCTGGACCTGGTCAAGCAGGAGATCATGGACATGGTCGAGAAAGTC GACGCCGAGTATGTCTCTGAACGTGTCGTCATCAACCGGTTGTATCACCGTGAACTACTCGCGCGCATCTCTGAAATCGATGAGCtcgagaagaagtggaacTGCAAGATCGAGTTCCCTAGTACCGAACTTGCCAGTGACGTCGTGACTATTTCCGGACCCGAGTACCAGGTCCCACAGGCCGTTGACGCCCTACTG GGAATGGTTCCGGAGAGCCACGAGCTACTCTTCCAGAGCTCTGCCCAGCTGCGCGAGTATTTCAAGTCGACCGAGTTCCACGACGACGTGTGTGCCAAGCTCAAGGACCAATACGAGGTCGATACCACCGTCGATACTAGTTCGGACCCTCCGGCCTCGGCTTCGGAGAGtggctcctcttctcccgtcTTCGGGCCGGAAGACCGGGTCGTGCTCGGATATACTCGCAACAATGCCGGCGGACTCAAGGATGCCATTGACTTCCTGATCTCTCGATTGGTCGCTCACGGCCTCGACGCGACTACGGTCAAGGGAGCTATTCCTCGCCCCAAGTCGGACTCTTTCGAGGAGTCTCTCCCCTTTTTCGACTCCAAGTTGCTGCAGCATGCGCCCGCTCCCATTGTCACCGACTCCCCCACTCGCCCCAGTTTCTCGGATGAGACCAGCGAGCGCGGGTCCATCTTCGAGAGACTGCGGAAGCCCGGCagcatctcttccttttcttcgttCATTGGCCGCAAGAATCACTCGGCCTCTCCCGGATCCTTCTTCAAGCATGCGTCCAGTAACGCCTCGAAGGCGTCACTGGTCTCCATGGAGTCTCGAGACAGTGGCTACCGCAACCCATGGAATGATTCTGGCGTGAACCTTGCCGAGGACGACGTGCCTGTCCTCGGAAGTTCTcacagccacagcagcagcaatggctGGCCCGCGCGCTTTGACACCAAATTTCCATTCGGTACCGCGCCAGGGGACATGACTCCCAAGCATGACCCGCGCGCTTCTTTTGACAGTGGTCGTCCTAGTACTTCCAATTCTACTTCTGGATACCCGGCCCCAATCGGGCCACCGCGTTAA